In the Chitinophagales bacterium genome, one interval contains:
- a CDS encoding cyclomaltodextrinase C-terminal domain-containing protein, which translates to MNYRYLFQVFLFLFTSCLVASAQQAEVYPSNWWVDMKMHNVQLLLRSSDTAFSKKTFSINYQGVKLLGKNTFSNGKYVALDIDIASSARPGTVSIVCSGNGEKYTIDWMLKSRRKGNGTAFAQGVTSADFIYLLMPDRFSNGDPSNDRIAGMRDQTLNRDSIYHRHGGDMQGIINHLDYLHELGVTALWMTPVLENDRTMRTEHGYAFTNQYKIDPRLGGLKAYLQLSDALHERGMKLIQDAVYNHVDIDHILFIDKPAEDWFHQWPVYTGTSFKDQPVFDPYASDHDIKITKDGWFNQLMPDVNQSNPFVANYLIQHAIWCVEEFGVDGWRVDTYLYNDALFMNRCNKALMDEYPAISIFGEIWVNGVPNQVYFVDNNINTGSFKSNLPGATDFQTYSNGIIPALTQPFGWNEGVNRLYTTLASDYLYKDPYRNVLFLDNHDLSRIYSVVGENAAKQKMGIEWLLTCRGIPQMYYGTEVLMKGFTNPDGWVRLDFPGGWNGDNRNAFTGEGLDADALAVQSLVKTLANFRKNSSALKTGKMMQYVPVNGLYVYFRYDENQTVMCVMNTSGQDMEVDFSRYAERTHGFVAAKSITDDTAFMLSEKAVITADKMWVLALVR; encoded by the coding sequence ATGAACTACCGTTACTTATTCCAGGTCTTCTTATTTCTTTTCACTAGCTGCCTTGTTGCCAGTGCGCAGCAGGCAGAAGTGTATCCGTCTAATTGGTGGGTGGATATGAAGATGCATAATGTGCAACTGCTGCTGAGAAGCAGTGATACAGCATTCAGTAAAAAAACATTCTCCATAAATTATCAGGGCGTTAAATTGCTGGGGAAAAACACTTTCAGTAACGGGAAGTATGTTGCTTTGGATATTGACATCGCATCCTCCGCACGGCCAGGTACCGTAAGTATTGTTTGCAGCGGAAACGGCGAAAAGTATACCATTGATTGGATGTTGAAGTCACGCAGGAAAGGCAATGGCACTGCATTCGCGCAGGGCGTAACATCCGCGGACTTTATTTACCTGCTGATGCCCGACCGTTTCAGCAATGGCGACCCGTCGAATGACCGAATAGCCGGCATGAGAGATCAGACATTGAACAGGGATTCAATCTATCATCGTCATGGCGGAGATATGCAGGGCATTATCAATCATCTTGACTATTTACATGAACTGGGAGTTACGGCATTGTGGATGACGCCGGTGCTTGAAAACGACAGAACCATGCGCACAGAACACGGATATGCCTTCACCAATCAGTATAAGATTGATCCCAGGCTGGGTGGCCTAAAAGCATACCTGCAACTGAGTGATGCTTTGCATGAACGGGGCATGAAACTCATACAGGACGCAGTGTATAATCATGTGGATATTGATCACATCTTATTTATTGATAAGCCGGCGGAAGACTGGTTTCATCAGTGGCCCGTTTATACAGGTACCAGTTTTAAGGATCAGCCGGTGTTTGATCCCTATGCTTCAGACCATGACATAAAGATCACCAAGGACGGTTGGTTCAATCAGCTTATGCCGGATGTGAATCAGTCAAATCCGTTTGTGGCGAACTATCTCATTCAGCATGCAATCTGGTGCGTTGAGGAATTTGGCGTGGACGGCTGGCGTGTGGATACTTACCTGTACAATGATGCATTGTTCATGAACCGTTGTAACAAGGCGCTGATGGATGAATATCCTGCAATCAGCATCTTTGGCGAGATATGGGTGAATGGTGTGCCCAATCAGGTTTATTTTGTCGATAACAATATCAACACCGGTTCCTTTAAAAGCAATCTCCCCGGTGCTACGGATTTTCAAACGTATTCCAATGGGATTATTCCTGCGCTCACGCAACCTTTCGGATGGAATGAAGGTGTGAACAGGTTGTATACGACCCTGGCGAGCGATTATTTATACAAGGATCCGTACCGCAATGTGCTGTTTCTTGACAACCATGATCTCAGCCGTATCTATTCTGTTGTCGGTGAAAATGCAGCCAAACAAAAAATGGGCATTGAATGGTTGTTGACTTGCCGTGGCATTCCGCAGATGTATTACGGCACAGAAGTGCTGATGAAAGGCTTTACCAATCCTGATGGCTGGGTACGGCTCGATTTCCCCGGTGGCTGGAATGGCGACAACAGGAATGCTTTCACCGGTGAAGGACTTGATGCCGATGCGCTTGCAGTGCAATCGCTGGTGAAGACACTGGCGAACTTCCGGAAAAATTCCTCTGCCCTGAAGACGGGCAAAATGATGCAGTATGTACCTGTTAATGGATTGTACGTCTATTTCCGGTACGATGAAAATCAAACTGTCATGTGTGTCATGAATACGTCGGGCCAGGACATGGAAGTTGATTTCAGCCGGTATGCTGAAAGAACACATGGCTTTGTGGCTGCCAAAAGCATTACAGATGACACTGCCTTCATGCTCAGTGAAAAAGCAGTCATCACTGCTGATAAAATGTGGGTGCTGGCACTGGTCAGGTAG
- a CDS encoding heme-binding domain-containing protein: MHFFKRIFRALLMLALVVLIVIQFFHPAKNLSGDDSMSIKVAFNVPAEVDGILKTSCNDCHSNYTTYPWYTKIQPVDWWIDQHVREGKEELNFSEFAGYSPRRQYRKFEEIRETVEEGEMPMEVYTVIHREAVLNAAQKEQLMQWSIAMKDSMQRHYPMDSLKRNKKPSE, encoded by the coding sequence ATGCATTTCTTTAAAAGAATTTTTCGCGCATTGCTGATGCTGGCATTGGTGGTGCTGATCGTTATCCAGTTTTTTCATCCTGCAAAGAATCTTTCCGGCGATGATTCAATGAGCATTAAGGTGGCCTTTAACGTTCCCGCGGAGGTAGACGGAATTCTGAAAACATCGTGCAATGATTGCCACAGTAACTACACCACTTACCCGTGGTACACAAAAATTCAGCCGGTAGACTGGTGGATTGATCAGCATGTAAGGGAAGGGAAGGAAGAACTTAATTTTTCTGAGTTTGCGGGCTATTCACCCCGCCGCCAATACCGCAAATTTGAAGAAATCAGGGAAACTGTGGAAGAAGGAGAAATGCCGATGGAAGTGTACACCGTTATTCACCGCGAAGCTGTACTGAATGCGGCACAGAAGGAGCAGCTTATGCAATGGTCGATTGCCATGAAAGATTCCATGCAACGGCATTACCCGATGGACAGTTTGAAGCGCAATAAAAAGCCTTCGGAGTAG
- the miaA gene encoding tRNA (adenosine(37)-N6)-dimethylallyltransferase MiaA → MKKYLVTVVGPTAVGKTQVSSRIAQQYKTAVISADARQFYKEMKIGTATPSDDELQLVPHYFISHLSVTQPYSAGDFAKDAIAKLDELYQTHDVVVATGGSGLFIRALTEGLDKFPDVSAATMLEVNNLYHAGGLKALQELLMQKDPDYYAEVDLNNPQRLIRALSVCLAGGMPYSSYRKKKVIQRNFQPVKIGLELERRQLYQNIDQRVDRMMEAGLLKEVQPLLSFAELNPLQTVGYTELFEFIRGYSSLEAAVALIKQHSRNYAKRQMTWFKKDKDIRWFHPFQMEEIFSYITQQLTPQV, encoded by the coding sequence GTGAAAAAATACCTGGTCACAGTCGTTGGTCCAACGGCGGTTGGTAAAACGCAGGTGAGTAGCAGGATCGCCCAACAATACAAAACAGCTGTTATATCCGCTGATGCGCGCCAGTTCTATAAAGAAATGAAGATCGGCACAGCAACGCCTTCTGATGATGAATTACAGCTGGTGCCACATTATTTTATCAGTCATTTATCCGTTACACAACCGTATTCTGCAGGAGATTTTGCAAAAGATGCCATTGCAAAGCTGGATGAACTTTATCAGACGCATGATGTAGTGGTAGCCACCGGCGGTTCCGGCCTGTTTATCCGCGCTTTGACGGAAGGGCTGGATAAATTTCCGGATGTGTCCGCAGCGACAATGTTGGAAGTGAACAACCTGTATCATGCAGGTGGATTGAAGGCACTGCAAGAGTTGCTGATGCAAAAGGACCCTGACTATTATGCTGAGGTTGACCTTAACAATCCGCAGCGCCTGATTCGTGCACTCTCCGTATGCCTCGCAGGTGGCATGCCATATTCATCCTACAGGAAGAAAAAAGTTATACAAAGAAATTTTCAGCCCGTGAAAATCGGACTGGAACTCGAACGCCGTCAATTGTATCAGAACATTGACCAGCGTGTTGACAGGATGATGGAAGCAGGCCTGCTGAAAGAAGTTCAGCCACTGTTATCTTTTGCAGAACTGAATCCGCTGCAAACCGTTGGCTACACGGAGTTATTTGAATTCATTCGCGGCTATTCATCTTTGGAAGCAGCTGTGGCCCTCATCAAGCAGCATAGCCGCAACTATGCGAAGCGGCAAATGACCTGGTTTAAAAAGGATAAGGATATCAGGTGGTTTCATCCGTTTCAGATGGAAGAGATATTCTCCTATATTACTCAGCAACTGACACCGCAAGTCTGA
- a CDS encoding T9SS type A sorting domain-containing protein — protein sequence MKHLHLLILIVAIKIALLLLSGDVSAQVIPFPDVSFGNGGQVLDKVKSASDDIGKSVVIQNDDKIVLAGSSDAGTGAADIVIMRYKKNGQPDKSFNGTGKKVIKNAWCSAMAVQPDGKLVICGSKKDDSHLAMALWRLNNNGTADATFGNAGEQVIALSNDATCYSILIQPDGKMLIAGHDGSFKTGNAALVIARINMDGRLDTSFSRNGIFTRKLYQKNLACRKLLLQPDGNIIAAGQMTTTDYRLPASEFFALRIHGNGMIDSSFAVNGMFSQRNSNSDNCYTAGLLPDGHVLLAGSSQFTGYMAASILGLTANGNVDHTFGKEGWVYPNYFGSSNAMINSIVIQQDGKILLAGSAGYSFPSVTAVTLARLKRNGALDQEFGMGGMDTSFVTALNAIACNDMTLMNNGKIIITGYKATANDWIMTARYLNDVQELKLAESMESSMITDLKISPVPVRGDAATISFTIGAADVVTVRLYDINGQEMITPVSWQVEKGSASNAIFLPAELPAGIYFCNVKSKEGIESITFELER from the coding sequence ATGAAACATTTACACCTGCTGATATTGATTGTTGCTATAAAAATTGCCCTGTTGTTATTGTCAGGTGATGTATCAGCACAGGTGATTCCATTTCCTGACGTATCCTTTGGGAATGGTGGTCAGGTGCTTGATAAAGTTAAATCCGCCAGTGATGATATCGGTAAATCCGTAGTTATCCAGAATGATGATAAGATTGTATTGGCAGGTAGCTCAGATGCCGGAACCGGAGCTGCAGATATCGTCATAATGAGGTATAAGAAAAACGGTCAGCCCGACAAATCGTTTAACGGAACGGGAAAGAAAGTAATAAAGAACGCATGGTGCAGTGCCATGGCGGTACAGCCGGATGGCAAATTGGTAATCTGCGGATCTAAAAAGGATGACAGCCATCTTGCCATGGCTTTGTGGCGCCTGAATAACAATGGAACTGCAGATGCGACATTTGGTAATGCCGGTGAACAGGTCATTGCACTGTCAAACGATGCAACCTGCTACTCGATATTGATACAGCCCGATGGAAAGATGCTGATAGCGGGCCATGACGGCAGTTTTAAAACAGGTAATGCCGCATTAGTCATTGCACGGATAAACATGGATGGCCGGTTAGATACTTCATTTTCCCGGAACGGAATATTTACGAGGAAGCTGTACCAGAAGAACCTTGCCTGCAGGAAGTTGCTCTTGCAACCGGATGGAAATATTATTGCTGCAGGGCAAATGACAACGACAGATTACCGGTTACCCGCCAGTGAATTTTTTGCTTTGCGTATTCACGGCAATGGTATGATTGATTCTTCCTTTGCCGTAAACGGAATGTTCTCTCAGCGAAATTCCAACAGCGACAACTGTTATACCGCCGGCTTATTGCCCGACGGGCACGTTTTGCTTGCCGGTTCCTCTCAGTTTACAGGTTACATGGCTGCCAGCATATTAGGTCTTACTGCCAATGGAAACGTGGATCATACGTTTGGGAAAGAAGGATGGGTATATCCAAATTACTTTGGAAGCAGCAATGCTATGATCAATAGCATAGTCATTCAGCAAGATGGAAAAATTCTGCTTGCCGGCAGTGCTGGTTATTCATTCCCGTCTGTTACCGCTGTCACTTTGGCGCGCCTGAAGAGAAATGGTGCACTTGATCAGGAATTTGGAATGGGTGGTATGGATACCTCATTTGTAACGGCGCTGAATGCCATTGCCTGTAATGATATGACGCTCATGAATAATGGGAAGATTATTATCACCGGATACAAAGCGACGGCAAATGATTGGATTATGACGGCCAGGTATCTCAACGACGTGCAGGAGTTGAAACTTGCTGAATCAATGGAATCATCAATGATCACCGATCTGAAAATATCGCCGGTGCCGGTCAGGGGAGATGCTGCAACCATCTCCTTCACCATTGGTGCTGCTGATGTGGTTACAGTAAGGTTATATGACATCAACGGGCAGGAAATGATAACTCCTGTAAGTTGGCAGGTTGAAAAGGGGAGTGCCAGCAACGCCATTTTTTTGCCGGCTGAGCTGCCCGCCGGAATCTATTTTTGCAACGTGAAATCGAAAGAGGGTATTGAAAGCATCACATTCGAACTGGAGAGATAA
- a CDS encoding DUF5686 and carboxypeptidase regulatory-like domain-containing protein encodes MMLRLMMILVVNCSCLQAYTAAISGLVLDENQRPLPYANVYIKHTTQGATANAEGKYQLALPAGRYELVFSYVGYLQATRNITVEDVSVELNVQLQPDQVELKEVVVTAGGEDPAYRVIRAAIKRRSYFLSQIDAFSCHVYIKGVARLDSTPKRMMGYNLEKKGIDSNALGIIYLSESESEYYFRQPDKVKEIMLSSKVSGDAATFSWNKASDFDFNCYRNLVDAGLLSNRQFISPIAETALLYYRYKLAGTFYEDHQLVNKIEVIPKRKGDAVFSGYIYIMEDSWRIHSTDLRLSKEANLDFVDSLRLAQTYAIVNDSTWMPYSQTMDVAINALGFRMKAKFAGVFTQYSINPSLPDNFFNGEVWKINDDANKKDSLYWTANRQVPLTAEEASDYREKDSLSVVQQSKVYLDSTDRANNRFAAADLIFGYHYYRRSAKTSYNTSGLLSFISYNTVEGFAPSASLSVTKHWEDNQTLRLSTSLRYGFSNHEPSVKVALRHLFDPARSAAWSVEGGYYAEQFNMDDPISPLINTFYTLFAGENYMKLYQNAYAKGSITKEVVNGIQLSAGTSYNHRKELINTTLQTFDSDEGTHFTANEPLFAFCDSADYFNGYDAWLISLKATIHFAQKYYSRPNEKIIIGSKYPTISIAYTRGLPWLGSSINFDQLEFSANDHFQLGTFGEGDYQLVAGAFITSDSIGAAELQHFKGNQTIFARSGRLNAYQLLPYYTYSTNEWYLQGHLEHHFQGLIMNHIPLIRKLKLQEVAGVHYLQTPDLQYAEISFGIEHIFKLIRLDYVAAYSNQQHFTSGFVIGLTMGIGGVITVSVDE; translated from the coding sequence ATGATGCTGCGATTAATGATGATATTGGTGGTGAACTGTTCCTGTTTGCAGGCGTATACAGCCGCCATCTCCGGCCTTGTGCTCGATGAAAACCAACGGCCATTACCGTATGCCAATGTATATATCAAACATACCACGCAGGGAGCCACAGCCAATGCAGAAGGAAAGTATCAGCTTGCACTTCCGGCAGGACGTTACGAACTTGTTTTTTCTTATGTCGGATACCTGCAGGCAACCAGGAATATTACGGTTGAAGACGTTTCTGTCGAACTGAATGTGCAACTGCAACCCGACCAGGTTGAATTGAAGGAAGTGGTAGTTACAGCCGGTGGCGAAGATCCTGCCTACCGTGTCATCAGGGCTGCCATCAAACGCAGGAGTTATTTCCTCAGTCAAATTGATGCCTTCAGCTGTCATGTGTACATAAAAGGCGTGGCAAGACTTGACAGCACACCGAAAAGAATGATGGGTTACAACCTGGAGAAGAAGGGGATTGACTCTAATGCGCTTGGTATTATTTATCTCAGCGAGTCAGAATCAGAATATTACTTCAGGCAGCCAGATAAGGTGAAGGAGATTATGTTGTCTTCAAAAGTGAGTGGCGATGCAGCTACTTTCAGCTGGAATAAAGCAAGTGATTTCGATTTCAATTGTTACAGAAACCTGGTGGATGCCGGATTGCTGAGTAACCGGCAATTCATTTCACCAATTGCTGAAACTGCGCTGCTTTACTATAGATACAAACTGGCAGGCACATTCTATGAAGACCATCAACTGGTCAATAAGATTGAAGTGATTCCCAAAAGAAAAGGTGATGCTGTCTTTAGCGGATACATTTATATCATGGAAGACAGCTGGCGGATACACAGTACCGATTTACGGCTCAGCAAAGAAGCAAACCTTGATTTTGTTGATTCGCTCAGGCTGGCACAGACCTATGCCATCGTCAACGATTCCACGTGGATGCCTTACAGTCAGACGATGGATGTAGCGATCAATGCATTAGGTTTCAGGATGAAGGCGAAATTTGCGGGTGTCTTTACACAGTATTCCATTAATCCTTCATTACCGGATAACTTTTTTAATGGCGAAGTGTGGAAGATCAATGATGATGCGAATAAAAAGGATTCTCTCTACTGGACAGCCAACCGGCAGGTACCGTTGACTGCTGAAGAGGCTAGTGACTATCGTGAAAAGGACAGCCTTTCTGTTGTTCAGCAATCAAAGGTTTACCTTGACTCAACCGATCGCGCGAACAATAGATTCGCGGCAGCCGATCTGATTTTCGGTTATCACTACTATCGCCGGTCTGCGAAGACTTCCTACAACACAAGCGGGTTGCTGAGTTTTATCAGCTATAACACTGTAGAGGGGTTTGCGCCTTCGGCAAGCCTTAGCGTGACAAAACACTGGGAAGACAATCAAACATTAAGACTCAGCACTTCACTTCGCTACGGATTCTCTAATCATGAGCCATCAGTAAAGGTTGCTTTACGACATCTCTTTGATCCTGCCAGGTCGGCTGCATGGAGTGTGGAAGGCGGATACTATGCCGAACAATTCAACATGGATGATCCAATCTCGCCACTGATCAATACTTTCTATACGCTGTTTGCCGGAGAGAACTACATGAAGCTCTACCAGAATGCGTATGCAAAGGGATCCATCACCAAAGAGGTAGTCAATGGCATTCAACTATCTGCCGGCACTTCCTACAATCACCGAAAGGAGCTCATCAACACCACCTTGCAAACATTTGATAGTGATGAAGGCACACATTTCACTGCCAATGAACCGCTGTTTGCTTTTTGCGACAGTGCCGATTATTTCAACGGGTATGATGCATGGCTTATCAGCTTAAAAGCAACCATACATTTTGCGCAAAAGTATTATTCAAGGCCGAATGAAAAGATCATTATCGGTTCGAAATATCCAACGATTTCCATCGCCTACACCCGTGGCCTGCCCTGGTTAGGCAGTTCCATAAATTTTGATCAGCTGGAGTTCTCAGCAAATGATCATTTCCAGCTTGGAACATTCGGTGAAGGGGACTATCAGCTTGTTGCCGGCGCATTTATTACCAGTGACAGTATAGGTGCAGCGGAGCTGCAGCATTTTAAAGGAAATCAGACCATTTTTGCACGGTCGGGCCGCCTGAATGCCTATCAGTTGCTTCCTTATTACACTTACAGTACCAATGAATGGTACCTGCAAGGCCACCTGGAGCATCATTTCCAGGGATTGATCATGAATCATATCCCGCTGATCAGGAAACTGAAGTTGCAGGAAGTGGCTGGCGTTCATTATCTGCAGACTCCTGATCTGCAATATGCTGAAATCAGCTTTGGAATTGAACACATATTTAAGCTCATCAGGCTGGACTATGTGGCGGCATACAGTAACCAGCAGCATTTTACCTCCGGTTTTGTGATTGGATTAACCATGGGAATAGGAGGCGTCATAACAGTGAGTGTGGACGAGTAA
- a CDS encoding FkbM family methyltransferase: MNIIRYLEKALKAHKTAAYFKTFISKGDLCFDLGANVGEITDVLLRIGARVVAVEPQESCLKILRRKYDGNQQVAIVGAAVGRMEKEDSLMICEETTEAATLSNIFVGTYGPASRLSYLTTEKVKVTTLERLILEHGVPHFCKIDVEGYESEVFIGLNTPIKFISFEFNILLLKDTLKCLLLLSALGDYQCNFLEYEHMKPVLPEWMEILEFRSQLYEFITEDILTGEIIVRLSVNGQ, from the coding sequence ATGAACATAATACGGTACCTTGAAAAAGCCTTAAAAGCACATAAGACAGCCGCGTATTTCAAAACATTTATCAGCAAGGGCGATCTGTGTTTTGACTTAGGCGCCAATGTGGGAGAGATAACTGACGTATTGCTCCGGATAGGCGCAAGGGTTGTTGCTGTTGAGCCACAGGAGAGTTGCCTGAAGATATTACGCCGGAAATACGACGGTAACCAACAGGTAGCCATTGTTGGTGCTGCTGTCGGAAGAATGGAAAAGGAAGATAGCCTTATGATCTGTGAGGAAACAACAGAAGCCGCCACATTGTCAAATATCTTTGTGGGGACGTATGGCCCGGCGTCGCGGTTAAGTTACCTGACAACGGAAAAAGTAAAAGTTACCACGCTCGAACGGTTAATTCTTGAACATGGTGTACCGCATTTTTGTAAGATTGATGTGGAAGGTTATGAATCGGAAGTATTTATCGGGTTGAACACACCTATTAAGTTCATCAGTTTTGAATTCAATATTCTGTTATTGAAAGATACTTTAAAATGCCTGTTGCTCTTGAGCGCATTAGGAGACTATCAATGCAATTTTTTGGAGTATGAACATATGAAACCGGTGTTGCCCGAGTGGATGGAGATTCTTGAATTCCGCAGTCAGCTCTATGAATTCATTACAGAAGATATCTTAACCGGCGAAATAATTGTACGATTAAGCGTTAACGGCCAATAG
- a CDS encoding metallophosphatase family protein, translating to MKYIGILSDTHGFVDPAIFDYLKDCDEIWHAGDFGNSVSTALSTFKPLKGVYGNIDGTADRQRFPEDLLFNCEGIRIFITHIGGYPNHYPSRVKRIIETARPDLFISGHSHILKIVRDPVCQLLHINPGAAGRSGFHQVRTMVRLKIDAGKISGVEVIELGKRSVK from the coding sequence ATGAAGTATATCGGCATATTATCTGACACACACGGATTTGTTGACCCTGCTATCTTTGACTATTTAAAAGATTGCGACGAGATCTGGCATGCCGGAGATTTTGGCAATAGTGTTTCAACTGCTTTGAGCACATTCAAACCGTTGAAAGGCGTTTATGGCAACATTGACGGCACGGCTGACAGGCAACGCTTTCCGGAGGACCTGCTCTTCAACTGTGAAGGTATCCGTATTTTTATTACACACATTGGAGGATATCCCAATCACTATCCATCACGCGTTAAACGGATTATTGAAACTGCCAGGCCGGATCTTTTTATCTCGGGTCATTCTCATATCCTGAAAATAGTGCGCGACCCTGTCTGCCAACTCCTGCATATCAATCCGGGTGCAGCAGGAAGAAGCGGATTCCATCAGGTTCGAACGATGGTACGTTTAAAAATTGATGCCGGTAAAATATCCGGTGTGGAAGTCATTGAATTAGGGAAACGCAGCGTTAAATGA
- a CDS encoding YihY/virulence factor BrkB family protein codes for MAISADAEHKVGVTQIPGLFSRSFNVLQKNHPLQMAGSTAFFTTFALPSILIIIIQVFGLFINQRFLSSQLINRMTEVLGKEEGQQLTIILLNFRKMADNRIVTIGGFIFLLFIASTLFNEIKNSINKIWHIRIKQKPGLLFRISIRGRLLGVICLAGLLFLFGLLAEGLAIFFGKSLGFMLPGTSTIIQSMLREIISILMVSAWFLLLLRFIADGRPSWFSAITSGTLTGLLFTAGKLVLIWFLPRSNIGTVYGASGSVVLLLLFVFYSSFILYFGACFTKVLSEALGHEIIPVDKAYRYKIVEIPE; via the coding sequence ATGGCAATATCAGCGGATGCGGAGCATAAAGTGGGCGTTACCCAAATTCCCGGATTATTCAGCCGGTCTTTCAACGTATTGCAAAAGAACCACCCGTTGCAGATGGCTGGCTCAACTGCCTTTTTCACCACATTCGCTTTACCTTCCATCCTGATCATCATCATTCAGGTTTTTGGGCTGTTTATCAATCAGCGGTTTCTGAGTTCACAACTCATCAACCGGATGACTGAGGTATTGGGCAAAGAAGAAGGTCAGCAACTCACAATCATTCTGCTTAACTTCAGAAAAATGGCTGATAACCGCATCGTAACCATCGGCGGATTTATCTTCCTGCTGTTTATTGCCTCAACGCTTTTTAATGAGATTAAAAATTCCATCAATAAAATATGGCACATCAGGATAAAGCAAAAGCCTGGCTTGTTGTTCCGGATATCCATCCGTGGAAGGTTGCTTGGCGTTATCTGCCTGGCGGGCTTGCTTTTCCTGTTTGGTTTGCTTGCAGAAGGATTAGCTATTTTCTTTGGCAAGAGCCTGGGCTTTATGCTTCCCGGAACAAGCACCATTATTCAATCAATGTTGCGTGAAATAATTTCCATTCTCATGGTCAGTGCCTGGTTCCTGCTATTGCTTCGCTTTATTGCTGATGGCAGGCCATCCTGGTTCTCGGCGATAACGAGCGGAACGCTGACGGGATTGCTTTTCACCGCAGGCAAGCTCGTGCTGATCTGGTTTTTGCCCCGCAGCAATATCGGCACAGTATATGGCGCATCAGGTTCTGTGGTATTGCTACTGCTATTCGTATTTTATTCCTCCTTCATCCTTTACTTTGGCGCTTGCTTTACAAAGGTGCTGTCTGAAGCATTAGGCCACGAAATTATACCGGTAGATAAAGCTTATCGCTATAAGATTGTAGAAATACCGGAATGA
- a CDS encoding YceI family protein, protein MKQFIPLSMVMLLITVFAAQAQTNFSLAPGQEFMIKGTSNVHDWEESVEKISGNGSYMVNANGSITILSMIVKVACNDIKSSHGSIMDGKTYDALKAEKNPLITYKLLSQVSNVMPSATGTTVIAKGQLTIAGVTKPVDLQVKIISKQDGSISFEGTKTLKMTDFGVSPPTAFMGAMKVGDEVVLTFKTTMQKN, encoded by the coding sequence ATGAAACAGTTCATCCCTTTATCGATGGTAATGCTGCTGATAACAGTATTTGCTGCTCAGGCGCAAACAAATTTCAGCCTTGCACCCGGCCAGGAATTTATGATTAAAGGAACATCGAACGTGCATGACTGGGAAGAATCGGTTGAGAAAATAAGTGGCAATGGTTCCTATATGGTCAATGCCAATGGCAGTATCACGATACTATCCATGATAGTGAAAGTGGCCTGTAATGACATAAAGAGTTCACATGGCTCGATCATGGACGGGAAAACATATGATGCGCTTAAAGCCGAGAAAAATCCATTGATCACCTACAAACTGCTGTCGCAGGTCAGCAACGTAATGCCATCCGCCACCGGCACCACGGTGATCGCAAAAGGGCAACTCACTATTGCCGGCGTTACCAAACCGGTAGATCTGCAGGTCAAAATAATTTCAAAACAGGATGGCTCCATTTCATTTGAAGGTACCAAGACGCTGAAAATGACCGATTTCGGTGTAAGCCCGCCAACAGCTTTTATGGGTGCGATGAAGGTGGGCGATGAAGTGGTACTGACTTTCAAAACCACCATGCAGAAGAACTAA